In Corvus moneduloides isolate bCorMon1 chromosome 3, bCorMon1.pri, whole genome shotgun sequence, one DNA window encodes the following:
- the LOC116441409 gene encoding carbohydrate sulfotransferase 14-like: MRFLPRLGLLAALAITAFLSWRLLQTPAHSQGDDLAPKAKKGFTLPLDTFLHVQQIRKRRLRTFCSRTGKVTTLLSSQVKRASLLPSLRVNTKLDLLYCQVPSTGVEEWQQLLQKLEEANVTLPVPVPYRRLHAKETQLSKFKQTEIKAMLGSYTKVLFIRDPFHRLIATFLRGMGSSPSFSSFIQEVLDSEMHSGSMAWKPLVSLCQPCLIQYDYVVMFGFLRQELDHLLQRAGLPAGSLLPELTDSQVQQTYRWLSEQLFSELSAQQKKQLSHFYRGDLAAFLFPSSFLSEHPITA; this comes from the exons ATGCGCTTCCTTCCCCGCCTCGGCCTCTTGGCTGCCCTGGCCATCACCGCCTTCCTGAGCTGGAGGCTGCTTCAGACCCCAGCCCACAGCCAAGGAG ATGACTTGGCCCCCAAGGCAAAGAAGGGCTTCACTTTGCCACTGGACACCTTCCTTCACGTCCAGCAGATCaggaagaggagactgagaaCTTTCTGCAGCCGAACAGGCAAAGTCACCACGCTGCTGAGCAGCCAGGTCAAGAGAGCCTCCCTGCTCCCAAGTCTGAGGGTGAACACCAAGCTGGACCTCCTGTACTGCCAAGTGCCATCAACAGGGGTGGAGGAatggcagcagcttctgcagaagCTAGAGGAGGCCAATGTGACGCTGCCAGTGCCAGTCCCCTACCGCCGGCTACATGCTAAGGAGACACAGCTGAGCAAGTTCAAGCAGACGGAGATAAAGGCCATGCTGGGGTCTTACACCAAAGTGCTCTTTATCAGGGACCCTTTCCACAGGCTGATCGCCACATTCCTGCGAGGCATGGGCAGCAGCCCATCCTTCAGCAGCTTCATCCAGGAAGTCCTAGACAGTGAAATGCACAGTGGCAGCATGGCTTGGAAACCACTGGTcagcctgtgccagccctgcctcatCCAGTATGACTACGTGGTGATGTTTGGCTTCCTCAGGCAGGAACTGGACCACCTGCTGCAGCGggctgggctgcctgcaggcagcctCCTCCCCGAGCTCACTGACAGCCAAGTGCAGCAGACCTACAGGTGGTTGTCAGAGCAGCTGTTCAGCGAGCTGTCTGcccagcagaagaagcagctgtCTCATTTCTACCGTGGGGACCTTGCAGCTTTCCTGTTTCCTAGCAGTTTCCTGTCAGAGCACCCCATCACCGCATAG